In the Breoghania sp. genome, CAGGGCAGCAGGCGCTCTGCCGGAAAGTGGCGCAGGAGCCGGGCGGTGAGGATCGTGCCGCAGAAGAAGCAGGCGGATTGAAACATCATGCCGAGGCCGAATTGCGTCGGCGTCAGGCCCACATGGTCGATCATCACGAACGGGATGAGGGTCGCCATGGTGTAGATGGTGCCCAGCGAAAAGCCCAGAAAGAGCGCAGGGCGCATGAAACCCGGCGCGGCAAGCAGGGCCGCATAGGCGCGGACCAGCGGCTTGGGGCGGGCACGTGCGGGGTCTCGGTAGAGGTTGGTTTCCGGCAGCAGGAACAGCACGGCGGCGCCGAGCGCTATTCCGTAGAGCACCATGAAATAGAAGATTTCCTGCCAGCCAAGGAGGGCCAGGGTAATGCCGCCGATGGTGGGGGAGACGGCAGGGCCGACCGCCAGCATCATGCTGACGGTGTTGAGGATGCGCGAGGAGGCCTGACCGGCATACTGGTCGCGCACGATGGCGCGTGAAACGGAAACGCCCACAGCCGCTCCGACGCCTTGAAACAATCGGGCAATGACCAGCCACTCGATGGTTGGCGCCCAGGTCGCCAGAACGGTTGCGCCCAGATAAAGGGCGAGAAACCATAGCGCCACGGGGCGCCGTCCATAGGCGTCGGTCAGCGGTCCGCAAATGAGCTGTGTGAAGGCGAAGCCTGCGAAATAGGCCGTGAGCGTCAGTTTGATGACCGCGTCGGTGGTGTGAAAGACATGTGTCAACGTCGGCAGCGCGGGCGTGTAGAGTGCCATGGAAATCGGCCCGATTGCCACGAGAGCCCCTCCCAGCGCAGAGGTCCGGCGTTCGCTCATCAGCGGACTTGGGACGGGCATTTGCATCATGCGTCGCTTTCTTTCGCG is a window encoding:
- a CDS encoding multidrug effflux MFS transporter; this encodes MMQMPVPSPLMSERRTSALGGALVAIGPISMALYTPALPTLTHVFHTTDAVIKLTLTAYFAGFAFTQLICGPLTDAYGRRPVALWFLALYLGATVLATWAPTIEWLVIARLFQGVGAAVGVSVSRAIVRDQYAGQASSRILNTVSMMLAVGPAVSPTIGGITLALLGWQEIFYFMVLYGIALGAAVLFLLPETNLYRDPARARPKPLVRAYAALLAAPGFMRPALFLGFSLGTIYTMATLIPFVMIDHVGLTPTQFGLGMMFQSACFFCGTILTARLLRHFPAERLLPWSMIGIVVGMSLLAITLHMPTLRYLTVMTPIGIFTFSIAMGVPAATTAAMASFPRIAGSAAALMGFIQFGSGFLGSIIGASFGDPVLAMSIVAPAMPILGILAYLILGFLIRRSSPSGL